One part of the Vanessa cardui chromosome 2, ilVanCard2.1, whole genome shotgun sequence genome encodes these proteins:
- the LOC124538812 gene encoding ribonuclease H1, with amino-acid sequence MLWKVITNQWFSRSTKTIIKTLNLSKMPFYAVAKGRTAGIYMTWPDCESQVKGFPGARYKKFDNIVAAQDFVTNEGGNKSSQKAKPLANRSSFGSSKSNLKRNFSTSANDQNDNSHIPKKKSKSKRKTSESNESEDTDDSDDLNAILVKQMDDIEKRLKGFEKGVDKIMKKSSKTDRKSILIEPQGVGSSNFKTDEDDYVQVYTDGACSSNGRSGAKAGLGVYWGEGHPLNISEPVSGRATNNCGEIQAATRAITMAINHGIKKLAINTDSKFLINSVTKWMPGWKRKGWKLQSGEPVKNEIDFKELDSLQNKIKIKWNYVEAHRGIHGNEMADQLAKAGAAMYNK; translated from the exons atgttatGGAAGGTAATCACGAATCAGTGGTTCTCAAGATCTACGAAAAccataattaaaactttaaatttatcaaaaatgccATTTTACGCCGTAGCGAAAGGTCGCACCGCGGGTATTTACATGACTTGGCCAGATTGTGAATCTCAAGTTAAAGGATTTCCCGGTGCAAGATATAAAAAGTTTGATAATATCGTTGCCGCTCAggattttgtaacaaatgaaggAGGAAACAAATCATCTCAAAAGGCAAAGCCTTTGGCCAACCGCTCAAGTTTTGGAAGTTCAAAATCTAACCTCAAGAGAAATTTTTCAACATCAGCGAATGATCAAAATGATAACAGTCACATCCCCAAGAAAAAATCGAAATCCAAGCGTAAAACATCAGAAAGTAATGAAAGTGAAGACACAGATGATTCTGATGACTTGAATGCTATATTAGTTAAACAGATGGATGACATTGAAAAAAGATTAAAAGGTTTTGAAAAAGGTGTCGATAAGATTATGAAGAAAAGTAGCAAAACTGACCGGAAGAGTATATTAATAGAGCCTCAAGGAGTGGGTTCGAGCAATTTTAAAACTGATGAAGATGATTATGTCCAAGTTTATACAGATGGAGCTTGTTCATCTAATGGACGCAGTGGCGCTAAAGCGGGCCTAGGGGTGTACTGGGGCGAAGGACACCCATTGAACATCAGTGAGCCGGTTTCTGGCCGAGCTACAAACAATTGCGGAGAGATTCAAGCTGCCACTCGGGCGATCACAATGGCAATAAACCATGGTATCAAGAAGCTAGCTATCAATACTgattcaaaatttttaataaattctgtCACAAAATGGATGCCAG gTTGGAAACGAAAAGGTTGGAAACTTCAATCAGGTGAGCCAGTGaaaaatgaaatagattttaaagAGCTAGATagtcttcaaaataaaatcaaaataaaatggaattatGTGGAGGCTCACCGAGGTATTCATGGGAATGAAATGGCTGATCAGCTGGCAAAGGCGGGAGCCGCTATGTATAATAAGTAG